A window from Variovorax sp. PBL-E5 encodes these proteins:
- a CDS encoding branched-chain amino acid ABC transporter permease, with translation MVPPSTRAARSSWRALALGVLALAALAVPFALSDYRIFLATMTLITAIGVLGLNMLVGYNGQLSLGHGALYALGAYVTAVLMEHAGFAWWATLPVSAVVCFAFGFLFGWPALRLKGHYLALATFALALATPQLLKHKALEPWTGGVQGIALMKPDAPFGLKLSSDQWLYLVVLAVAVLMFLCAWNMLRGRLGRATIAIREQPIAASAMGINVPYVKAMTFGISALYTGVAGSLGAIATAFVAPDSFGMFVSVFFLVGVVVGGLGTISGALVGAAFIQFIPNVADQISKSAPSAIFAGFLILCMFLMPQGFVGLVNSSLRRLAARRAGERPRRGD, from the coding sequence TTGGTCCCGCCATCCACCCGCGCCGCGCGAAGCTCGTGGCGAGCGCTCGCCCTGGGCGTGCTGGCTCTCGCGGCGCTGGCCGTGCCCTTCGCGCTGTCCGACTACCGCATCTTCCTTGCCACCATGACGCTGATCACCGCGATCGGCGTGCTCGGGCTCAACATGCTGGTGGGCTACAACGGCCAGCTCTCGCTGGGCCACGGCGCGCTGTATGCGCTGGGCGCGTACGTCACGGCGGTGCTGATGGAGCACGCCGGCTTCGCGTGGTGGGCCACGCTGCCGGTGTCGGCGGTGGTGTGCTTCGCATTCGGTTTCCTGTTCGGCTGGCCTGCGCTGCGCCTGAAGGGCCACTACCTCGCGCTGGCCACCTTTGCACTCGCGCTGGCCACGCCGCAGCTGCTCAAGCACAAGGCGCTGGAGCCCTGGACCGGCGGGGTGCAGGGCATCGCGCTGATGAAGCCCGACGCGCCCTTCGGGCTCAAGCTCTCGTCCGACCAGTGGCTCTACCTCGTGGTGCTGGCCGTGGCGGTGCTGATGTTCCTCTGCGCGTGGAACATGCTGCGGGGCCGGCTCGGCCGGGCCACGATCGCGATACGCGAACAACCGATCGCGGCGTCCGCCATGGGCATCAACGTGCCCTATGTGAAGGCGATGACCTTCGGCATCAGCGCGCTCTACACCGGCGTGGCCGGCTCGCTCGGTGCGATCGCCACGGCCTTCGTCGCACCCGACAGCTTCGGCATGTTCGTGTCGGTGTTCTTTCTCGTGGGCGTGGTGGTGGGCGGCCTCGGCACGATCTCGGGCGCGCTGGTGGGCGCGGCCTTCATCCAGTTCATTCCCAATGTCGCCGACCAGATCTCGAAGTCCGCGCCTTCGGCCATCTTCGCGGGCTTCCTGATCCTGTGCATGTTCCTGATGCCGCAGGGCTTCGTCGGCCTGGTGAACAGCAGCCTGCGCCGCCTGGCCGCGCGACGTGCCGGCGAACGTCCCCGTCGAGGGGACTGA
- a CDS encoding 2Fe-2S iron-sulfur cluster-binding protein: MPRAIYIHPNGERTELDVANGQSLMLAATTHDVQGIVGDCGGVMSCATCHVIVDDAFLERIPPVVDTESQMLDYTAAPREAGSRLSCQIVMSDALDGIAVRIADPQL; encoded by the coding sequence ATGCCCCGTGCCATCTACATCCATCCGAACGGCGAGCGCACCGAGCTCGACGTGGCCAACGGCCAGAGCCTCATGCTGGCCGCCACCACCCACGACGTGCAAGGCATCGTCGGCGACTGCGGCGGCGTCATGAGCTGCGCCACCTGCCACGTGATCGTCGACGACGCCTTCCTCGAGCGGATCCCGCCCGTGGTCGACACCGAAAGCCAGATGCTCGACTACACGGCCGCACCGCGCGAAGCGGGCAGCCGCCTGTCGTGCCAGATCGTCATGAGCGATGCGCTGGACGGCATTGCCGTGCGCATCGCGGACCCGCAACTGTAA
- a CDS encoding VOC family protein, which produces MQVTASQVSAKPPTPLAPNPGLTPMMLNHAAWVTPDAAATTDFYTRIMGMELASTVLDDSVPSTGDAIPYFHIFFRMGDGSTLAFFEAPGVPPPSKASHPAYDIFNHIALQAKDRAEVMKWYEWLTSQGVEVIGPTDHKGLILSIYFHDPAGIRLEVTTPLDKEWNRHTDKGYADLKLWEDCKRQAKAEGRDVPEALLELIKDVRKRYDEKA; this is translated from the coding sequence ATGCAAGTCACCGCATCCCAGGTCAGCGCCAAGCCCCCGACACCGCTGGCACCCAATCCCGGCCTCACGCCGATGATGCTCAACCACGCCGCATGGGTGACGCCCGACGCGGCGGCCACCACCGACTTCTACACCCGCATCATGGGCATGGAGCTGGCCAGCACGGTGCTGGACGACAGCGTGCCGTCGACCGGCGACGCCATTCCCTACTTCCACATTTTCTTCCGCATGGGCGACGGCTCGACCCTGGCCTTCTTCGAGGCGCCGGGCGTTCCGCCGCCGTCGAAGGCCAGCCATCCGGCCTACGACATCTTCAATCACATCGCGCTGCAGGCGAAGGACCGCGCCGAGGTGATGAAGTGGTACGAGTGGCTCACCTCGCAGGGCGTCGAGGTGATCGGGCCGACCGACCACAAGGGTCTGATCCTGTCGATCTACTTCCATGATCCGGCGGGCATCCGGCTGGAGGTCACCACGCCGCTCGACAAGGAGTGGAACCGCCACACCGACAAGGGCTACGCCGACCTCAAGCTGTGGGAAGACTGCAAGCGCCAGGCGAAGGCCGAAGGGCGCGACGTGCCGGAGGCGCTGCTCGAGCTCATCAAGGACGTGCGCAAGCGCTACGACGAGAAGGCATGA
- a CDS encoding DUF3237 domain-containing protein has product MTPIALRPLFTIKAEVSAPPQLVGAVPHGYTRRVMCVSGGRFDGERLRGRVLPGGADVVLERPDGGLHLDVRLVLETDTGGLVYMTYSGRRNGPTPAIMKKIVNREPIPRGADYFRVAVQFETAAPGLEWLNDRIAIGTGTREPDGPVYDIWEVA; this is encoded by the coding sequence ATGACCCCGATCGCGCTGCGCCCGCTGTTCACGATCAAGGCGGAGGTCTCTGCGCCGCCGCAACTCGTGGGCGCCGTGCCGCACGGCTACACGCGGCGCGTGATGTGCGTGAGCGGAGGCCGCTTCGACGGCGAGCGCCTGCGCGGGCGCGTGCTGCCCGGCGGCGCCGACGTCGTGCTCGAGCGCCCGGATGGCGGGCTGCACCTGGACGTGCGCCTCGTGCTCGAGACCGACACCGGCGGCCTGGTCTACATGACCTACAGCGGGCGGCGAAACGGACCCACGCCGGCGATCATGAAGAAGATCGTGAACCGCGAGCCGATTCCACGCGGCGCCGACTACTTCCGCGTCGCCGTCCAGTTCGAAACGGCCGCGCCCGGTCTCGAATGGCTCAACGACCGGATCGCCATCGGCACCGGAACCCGCGAGCCCGACGGGCCGGTGTACGACATCTGGGAAGTGGCATGA
- a CDS encoding SDR family NAD(P)-dependent oxidoreductase: MKRFEGRPAIVTAAASGIGRAIALRLHEEGARVLAVDINAAALEALPRSDTLCTLVADVTAEGAPQAIVAECLRAFGGIRVLVNNAGLGNCPPFHETTDADYEKYAGINQKATFMITRAAFPALIRSGGVVLNIASTLGVVGYRRQAVYSMAKAGVIGLTRNLAADYADQGIRVNAIAPGIIATPQTAGRLGTARFQATIVGTTPMGRPGLPEEIAGAAAFLCSDDAGFVTGQVLAVDGGQTTSAYLSEPLVQCWVDAHPDH, from the coding sequence ATGAAGCGCTTCGAGGGCCGGCCGGCCATCGTCACCGCCGCCGCCTCCGGCATCGGCCGGGCCATTGCGCTGAGGCTGCACGAGGAGGGCGCACGGGTGCTCGCGGTCGACATCAACGCGGCGGCGCTGGAAGCGCTGCCGCGCTCGGACACGCTGTGCACCCTGGTGGCCGACGTGACCGCCGAGGGCGCGCCGCAGGCGATCGTCGCGGAATGCCTGCGCGCGTTCGGCGGCATTCGCGTGCTGGTCAACAACGCGGGCCTCGGCAACTGCCCGCCCTTCCACGAAACCACCGACGCCGACTACGAGAAGTACGCCGGCATCAACCAGAAGGCGACCTTCATGATCACGCGCGCTGCCTTTCCCGCACTGATCCGGTCCGGCGGCGTGGTGCTCAACATCGCATCCACGCTGGGTGTGGTCGGCTACCGGCGCCAGGCCGTCTACTCGATGGCGAAGGCCGGCGTGATCGGCCTCACGCGCAACCTGGCCGCGGACTACGCCGACCAGGGCATCCGCGTCAACGCCATCGCACCCGGCATCATCGCGACGCCGCAGACCGCGGGGCGCCTCGGCACCGCGCGCTTCCAGGCCACGATCGTCGGCACCACGCCGATGGGCCGGCCCGGCCTGCCCGAAGAGATCGCCGGCGCGGCCGCATTTCTGTGCAGCGACGACGCGGGCTTCGTCACCGGCCAGGTGCTGGCGGTCGACGGCGGCCAGACGACCAGCGCCTACCTCAGCGAGCCCTTGGTGCAGTGCTGGGTCGACGCGCATCCCGACCACTGA
- a CDS encoding SDR family NAD(P)-dependent oxidoreductase: MRIALITGAAGGLGLASARRLAEEGLTIAVADLHAEAARRAAATLPGAGHIGLACNVADEDSVRAAFDTVQDRLGPVGVLVCFAGILSAQPSPGRLPTVDITLQEWDAVMRVNALGTFLCVREMLRRCDGRAVEHGRIVTVASLAGQMGGMQSGAAYSASKGAVLALSKVVAREAAPLGITVNTVAPGPIDTPMLHQTVPAGAGDRKYLGTAAVPLGRIGLPEEIAAAVSYLVSPGAGFVTGATLDVNGGMLMR, from the coding sequence ATGCGCATCGCATTGATCACCGGCGCCGCGGGCGGGCTGGGGCTGGCCAGCGCCCGCAGGCTGGCCGAAGAGGGACTGACCATCGCCGTCGCCGACCTGCATGCGGAGGCCGCCCGGCGCGCCGCCGCCACGCTGCCCGGCGCCGGTCACATCGGCCTGGCCTGCAACGTGGCCGACGAGGACAGCGTGCGCGCCGCCTTCGACACGGTGCAGGACAGGCTCGGCCCTGTCGGCGTGCTCGTCTGCTTCGCCGGCATCCTCAGCGCCCAGCCGTCGCCGGGCCGGCTGCCCACGGTCGACATCACGCTGCAGGAATGGGACGCCGTGATGCGCGTCAACGCGCTCGGCACTTTCCTGTGTGTGCGCGAGATGCTGCGCCGTTGCGACGGAAGGGCCGTCGAGCACGGCCGCATCGTCACCGTCGCCTCGCTCGCCGGCCAGATGGGCGGCATGCAGAGCGGAGCGGCCTACAGCGCGTCGAAGGGCGCGGTGCTGGCCTTGTCGAAGGTGGTGGCGCGCGAGGCCGCGCCGCTGGGCATCACGGTCAACACCGTCGCGCCCGGACCGATCGACACGCCCATGCTGCACCAGACCGTGCCCGCCGGCGCCGGTGACCGGAAGTACCTCGGCACCGCGGCCGTGCCGCTGGGCCGCATCGGCCTGCCCGAGGAAATCGCTGCCGCCGTGTCGTACCTCGTCTCGCCCGGCGCCGGCTTCGTCACCGGCGCCACCCTCGACGTCAACGGCGGCATGTTGATGCGCTGA
- a CDS encoding cytochrome P450: MNAIDACPFHPANSDFKPYYSPELHAAFERQRRDEPVFWSEEIGYWVLTRHADVYAVLHDGARFSSQNTTRPVTPMHPDAQAILKEGGYAQTGSHSSLDGAVHKRIRGVTGQVLNLREFVKLESHIRRLVNEVLDRIDGQDPVDLLRDVNYELPAQVVFKVLGIPDSDIPDVKHWAGARSVIDFSPATHAQQIEGARNMVAFWQYCTEMVHERLRHPQDDFTSRMLAIRNGDDAVMTIPEIITHTFGVAFAGHETTTNQLTNTFRSLLQNRGQWEALCADPALAANTVEEGMRYAGAVIGWRRVALEDVAFRGVRIPEGAPIMLSFASANRDEDVFEDPHRFDIRRANARKQLTFGNGVHFCLGAPLARLEMKIVFEEFAKRFPRMRLAEPDDTRHMHTFVFRAPSALPVTLQ, from the coding sequence ATGAACGCGATCGACGCTTGCCCCTTCCATCCGGCCAACAGCGACTTCAAGCCGTACTACAGCCCCGAACTGCACGCCGCATTCGAACGCCAGCGGCGCGACGAACCGGTCTTCTGGAGCGAAGAGATCGGCTACTGGGTGCTGACCCGGCATGCCGATGTCTACGCGGTGCTGCACGACGGCGCGCGCTTCTCGTCGCAGAACACCACGCGGCCCGTCACGCCCATGCACCCCGACGCGCAGGCCATCCTGAAGGAGGGCGGCTATGCACAGACCGGCAGCCATTCGAGCCTGGACGGCGCCGTGCACAAGCGCATCCGCGGCGTCACCGGCCAGGTGCTGAATCTGCGCGAATTCGTCAAGCTCGAGTCGCACATCCGCCGCCTGGTGAACGAGGTGCTGGACCGCATCGACGGACAGGATCCGGTCGACCTGCTGCGCGACGTCAACTACGAGCTGCCGGCGCAGGTCGTCTTCAAGGTCCTGGGCATTCCCGATTCGGACATTCCCGACGTCAAGCACTGGGCGGGTGCGCGCAGCGTCATCGATTTCAGTCCCGCCACCCACGCGCAGCAGATCGAAGGCGCGCGCAACATGGTCGCGTTCTGGCAGTACTGCACCGAGATGGTCCACGAGCGGCTCAGGCATCCGCAGGACGACTTCACCAGCCGCATGCTCGCCATCCGCAACGGCGACGACGCCGTGATGACCATCCCCGAGATCATCACCCACACCTTCGGCGTCGCCTTCGCCGGCCACGAGACGACGACCAACCAGCTCACCAACACCTTCCGCAGCCTGCTGCAGAACCGCGGCCAGTGGGAAGCGCTGTGCGCCGATCCTGCGCTGGCGGCCAACACGGTGGAAGAGGGCATGCGCTATGCCGGCGCCGTCATCGGCTGGCGCCGCGTCGCCCTCGAAGACGTCGCGTTCCGCGGCGTGCGGATTCCCGAGGGCGCGCCGATCATGCTGTCCTTCGCGTCGGCCAATCGCGACGAGGATGTGTTCGAGGATCCCCATCGCTTCGACATCCGGCGCGCCAATGCGCGCAAGCAGCTCACCTTCGGCAACGGCGTGCATTTCTGCCTCGGTGCGCCGCTCGCGCGGCTGGAGATGAAGATCGTGTTCGAGGAATTCGCCAAGCGCTTTCCGCGCATGCGGCTGGCCGAACCCGACGACACGCGGCACATGCATACCTTCGTCTTTCGCGCACCCAGCGCGCTGCCGGTGACGCTGCAATGA
- a CDS encoding SDR family NAD(P)-dependent oxidoreductase, with translation MFADKVAVVTGGASGVGLALVRQLLDAGARVTVVDRDEAALQRALEALDPARSIGVAADVAQEADVQRYVDTAMRKFGCIDLFHNNAAIVGPQSPLLDVRMQDFERIFAVNVRGVLLGMQTVGRAMRAQGGGTMVNTASVSGQRSSRAEAGLGVYGASKAAVIRMTQQAALEFAPHGIRINAICPGPIDTPLLRSTFRVDGRTKAQAEAALKQHFLNQPLKRAATAEEVANLVFWLLGPQASFVTGGVYNVDGGMTA, from the coding sequence ATGTTCGCGGACAAAGTGGCCGTCGTCACTGGCGGGGCCAGCGGCGTCGGGCTGGCGCTCGTGCGGCAGTTGCTCGATGCCGGTGCCCGCGTCACGGTGGTCGACCGCGACGAAGCCGCATTGCAGCGCGCACTCGAAGCGCTGGACCCTGCAAGATCCATCGGCGTGGCCGCTGACGTGGCGCAGGAAGCGGACGTGCAGCGCTACGTCGACACGGCCATGCGCAAGTTCGGCTGTATCGATCTCTTCCACAACAACGCCGCCATCGTCGGCCCCCAATCGCCGCTGCTCGATGTCCGCATGCAGGACTTCGAGCGGATCTTCGCCGTCAACGTGCGCGGCGTCCTGCTGGGCATGCAGACCGTGGGCCGTGCGATGCGGGCGCAGGGCGGCGGGACGATGGTCAACACCGCGTCGGTGTCGGGGCAGCGCAGCAGCCGCGCCGAAGCGGGGCTGGGTGTGTACGGTGCTTCGAAGGCGGCCGTGATCCGGATGACGCAGCAGGCGGCGCTGGAGTTCGCGCCGCACGGAATCCGGATCAACGCCATCTGCCCGGGGCCGATCGATACGCCGCTGCTGCGCAGCACCTTCCGGGTGGATGGGCGCACCAAGGCGCAGGCCGAGGCGGCGCTCAAGCAGCACTTCCTGAACCAGCCCTTGAAGCGGGCCGCGACGGCCGAGGAAGTGGCGAACCTGGTGTTCTGGCTCCTCGGACCGCAGGCCAGCTTCGTCACCGGCGGGGTCTACAACGTCGACGGCGGCATGACGGCCTGA
- a CDS encoding ABC transporter substrate-binding protein, with translation MTLHRRAVLAGAIALSISGLSHGQDKEIPVGVFNSLTGTYAFGGVPIQNGMKLALEEANAKGLPGGNKFRIVEADTAGDKGQTISLVNQFVKRDNAMLILGPTVSADALGAAPVANDLKVPILAIGSSPGILATGPWAFKIQATPVDIMGYLGKLAVERLGVKRIVLLHDQSNDGYIGQKDALADYLRKAGVTIAADEKFVSADSNFLALATKVATIPTDAIFIAAPAEVAANLILQIRQAGLDPKVKFVGPSTLGSAGFVKAGGKAVEGTYFVSDYSPNDPSPMNQAFVKAYQAKYKSVPDNWAAMGYALGQVAVQAVRNAGPSPDRTKIRDELARLNKVPMVLGNGTWSVDAGRNPSYGGVLLQVKAGNFVTVQ, from the coding sequence ATGACCCTGCATCGCAGAGCCGTACTCGCCGGCGCCATCGCCCTTTCGATCAGTGGCCTGAGCCACGGACAGGACAAGGAAATTCCCGTCGGCGTCTTCAACTCGCTGACCGGCACCTACGCCTTCGGCGGCGTGCCGATCCAGAACGGCATGAAGCTCGCGCTGGAGGAAGCCAATGCGAAGGGCCTGCCCGGCGGCAACAAGTTCAGGATCGTCGAGGCCGACACCGCCGGCGACAAGGGGCAGACCATCAGCCTGGTCAACCAGTTCGTCAAGCGCGACAACGCGATGCTGATCCTGGGCCCGACCGTGAGCGCCGACGCCCTGGGCGCCGCGCCCGTGGCCAACGACCTCAAGGTGCCCATCCTCGCCATCGGCAGCTCGCCCGGCATCCTTGCCACCGGCCCCTGGGCCTTCAAGATCCAGGCCACGCCCGTGGACATCATGGGCTATCTCGGCAAGCTGGCGGTCGAAAGGCTCGGCGTCAAGCGCATCGTGCTGCTGCACGACCAGAGCAACGACGGCTACATCGGCCAGAAGGACGCCCTGGCCGACTACCTGCGCAAGGCCGGCGTCACGATTGCCGCCGACGAGAAATTCGTCTCGGCCGATTCCAACTTCCTCGCGCTCGCCACCAAGGTCGCCACCATCCCGACCGACGCCATCTTCATCGCCGCGCCGGCAGAGGTTGCGGCCAACCTCATCCTGCAGATCCGGCAGGCCGGCCTCGATCCCAAGGTCAAGTTCGTCGGGCCTTCCACGCTCGGCTCCGCCGGCTTCGTGAAGGCGGGCGGCAAGGCCGTGGAAGGCACCTACTTCGTCTCCGACTATTCGCCCAACGACCCGTCGCCGATGAACCAGGCCTTCGTGAAGGCCTACCAGGCCAAGTACAAGAGCGTTCCCGACAACTGGGCCGCGATGGGCTATGCCCTGGGCCAGGTGGCCGTGCAGGCCGTGAGGAACGCCGGGCCGAGTCCCGATCGCACGAAGATCCGCGACGAACTGGCCAGGCTCAACAAGGTGCCGATGGTGCTGGGGAACGGGACCTGGAGCGTCGATGCGGGGCGCAACCCGAGCTATGGCGGCGTGCTGCTGCAGGTCAAGGCAGGGAATTTCGTGACCGTGCAGTAG
- a CDS encoding cytochrome P450: protein MNHAATNDMADAPVLDEDPFSDENIANPYPLFERMREMGPAVFVAPHGYYAVTRHAEAGIVASDHARFTVEGGVGMSDIRKPGAWRTRSPISEIDPPEHTRVRAALQKILSPLVVKTWKDKFAQRAEEIAEQAVARGRIDGVADITEAFVLEVFPAVLGIDVPPERIKLTGELNFNQLGPNNERVARTLERAAPIMDWYQQVLQRDHMRPGGFAEKIYEAEDAGDFDAGTAPLHVRSFFRAGVDTTIAGIGSTLKLLSEHPEQLALVKANPTLLKSAFEEALRMESPAQVMFRTTTGELELGGVRLRADTKVGYHMGAANRDPRQWEDPDRYDVTRQTAGVHRAFGVGAHVCIGQMISRLEAESILGALIRRVQRIEPAGEARWRPVNTLRTLDVLPLTLVAG from the coding sequence ATGAACCACGCCGCCACCAACGACATGGCCGACGCGCCGGTCCTCGACGAGGACCCGTTCTCGGACGAGAACATCGCCAACCCCTACCCGCTCTTCGAGCGCATGCGCGAGATGGGGCCGGCCGTCTTCGTCGCGCCGCACGGCTACTACGCCGTGACCCGCCATGCCGAGGCCGGCATCGTGGCGAGCGACCACGCGCGCTTCACCGTCGAGGGCGGCGTCGGCATGAGCGACATCCGCAAGCCCGGCGCCTGGCGCACGCGCAGCCCGATCTCGGAGATCGATCCGCCGGAGCACACGCGCGTGCGCGCGGCACTGCAGAAGATCCTCTCGCCGCTGGTCGTCAAGACCTGGAAGGACAAGTTCGCCCAGCGCGCCGAGGAGATTGCCGAGCAGGCCGTGGCCCGCGGCCGCATCGACGGCGTGGCCGACATCACCGAAGCCTTCGTGCTCGAGGTGTTTCCTGCCGTGCTCGGCATCGACGTGCCGCCGGAGCGCATCAAGCTGACCGGCGAGCTCAACTTCAACCAGCTCGGACCCAACAACGAACGCGTCGCGCGGACCCTGGAGCGCGCCGCGCCGATCATGGACTGGTACCAGCAGGTGCTGCAGCGCGATCACATGCGCCCGGGCGGCTTCGCCGAGAAGATCTACGAGGCCGAGGACGCGGGCGATTTCGACGCCGGCACCGCGCCGCTGCACGTTCGCTCGTTCTTCCGCGCGGGTGTCGACACCACCATCGCCGGCATCGGCTCCACGCTCAAGCTGCTGTCGGAACACCCCGAGCAGCTGGCCCTGGTGAAGGCCAATCCCACGCTTTTGAAGAGCGCCTTCGAGGAAGCACTGCGCATGGAATCGCCGGCGCAGGTCATGTTCCGCACCACCACCGGCGAGCTCGAACTCGGCGGCGTGCGCCTGCGGGCCGACACCAAGGTCGGCTACCACATGGGCGCTGCCAACCGCGACCCGCGCCAGTGGGAAGACCCCGACCGCTATGACGTGACGCGCCAGACCGCCGGGGTGCATCGCGCCTTCGGCGTGGGCGCGCACGTGTGCATCGGCCAGATGATCTCGCGGCTCGAGGCCGAGAGCATCCTCGGCGCGCTCATCCGCCGCGTGCAGCGCATCGAACCGGCGGGCGAAGCGCGCTGGCGCCCCGTCAACACGCTGCGCACGCTCGACGTGCTGCCGCTCACGCTGGTGGCCGGATAA
- a CDS encoding nuclear transport factor 2 family protein produces MRPPPGTLMRFPHLPVEDELEIRSVFARYGHLADAGDPDFVQLFTEDASWTRANSPPASQGGSGLPPETIRGRDKLLALMDEVMRKKFRQRMHHQMTDFYAVPGASADDAMGHARALITDWRDGPGKIAMFGKYDLRFRRTDIGWRISDVTVRVLPSQE; encoded by the coding sequence ATGCGACCACCCCCGGGGACCCTCATGCGCTTTCCGCACCTGCCCGTCGAAGACGAACTCGAGATCCGTTCCGTCTTCGCCCGCTACGGCCATCTGGCCGACGCCGGCGATCCCGACTTCGTCCAGCTCTTCACCGAGGACGCCAGCTGGACCCGCGCCAACTCGCCGCCGGCCTCGCAGGGCGGCAGCGGTCTTCCGCCGGAAACCATCCGCGGCCGCGACAAGCTGCTCGCGCTGATGGACGAAGTGATGAGGAAGAAATTCAGGCAGCGCATGCACCACCAGATGACCGACTTCTACGCCGTGCCCGGCGCCAGCGCCGACGATGCCATGGGCCATGCGCGCGCACTCATCACCGATTGGCGCGACGGCCCCGGCAAGATCGCCATGTTCGGCAAGTACGACCTGCGCTTCCGGCGCACCGACATCGGCTGGCGCATCAGCGACGTGACGGTCCGCGTTCTGCCCAGCCAGGAGTGA
- a CDS encoding branched-chain amino acid ABC transporter permease → MLMQQLLNGVVVGSVYALFALGFTLLFGVNHIMNMAHGSVFMWGAFAGLYAVTMLDAPIYVALLLGMLAGGLVSVALDVFAFRPLRRRNAPEFSAIVSSIGADLVLLAIAQKVSNTAVMRFPFDAFPVVVYTIGGVRVQLLQLVIVGLVIAMVFGLFWYLYRTGFGQRIRCVAYSEQTSRLLGINPGPVNMQVFLISGALAGMAGVLIGLVFNSVHFAMGEPLLLRAFAIIILGGLGSIPGALIAGLAIGIVQTLAVAYVSSGVSEAVVFIALFVVILLRPTGLFGQSTAAMRVQRA, encoded by the coding sequence ATGCTGATGCAACAACTTCTGAATGGCGTGGTCGTGGGCAGCGTCTACGCCCTGTTCGCACTCGGGTTCACCCTGCTGTTCGGCGTGAACCACATCATGAACATGGCCCACGGCTCGGTGTTCATGTGGGGTGCGTTCGCGGGCCTGTACGCGGTCACGATGCTCGACGCGCCGATCTACGTTGCGCTGCTGCTGGGCATGCTCGCGGGGGGGCTGGTGTCGGTGGCGCTCGATGTGTTCGCCTTCCGTCCGCTGCGGCGTCGCAATGCGCCGGAGTTCTCGGCCATCGTGTCGTCCATCGGTGCCGACCTCGTGCTGCTGGCGATTGCACAAAAGGTGTCGAACACGGCGGTCATGCGCTTTCCGTTCGACGCGTTCCCGGTGGTGGTCTACACCATCGGCGGCGTGCGCGTGCAACTCTTGCAACTGGTGATCGTGGGGCTGGTGATCGCGATGGTGTTCGGCCTGTTCTGGTACCTCTACCGCACCGGCTTCGGCCAGCGCATCCGCTGCGTCGCCTACTCGGAGCAGACCTCGCGCCTGCTCGGCATCAACCCGGGGCCGGTGAACATGCAGGTGTTCCTGATCTCGGGCGCGCTCGCGGGCATGGCCGGCGTGCTGATCGGGCTGGTCTTCAACTCGGTGCACTTCGCGATGGGCGAGCCGCTGCTGCTGCGCGCCTTCGCGATCATCATCCTCGGCGGGCTGGGCAGCATTCCGGGCGCGCTGATCGCCGGGCTCGCGATCGGCATCGTGCAGACGCTCGCGGTGGCCTACGTGTCGTCGGGCGTGTCCGAGGCGGTGGTGTTCATCGCGCTCTTCGTCGTCATCCTGCTCAGGCCGACGGGGCTCTTCGGCCAGTCCACCGCCGCGATGCGGGTGCAACGCGCATGA